From a region of the Candidatus Brocadia sp. genome:
- a CDS encoding transposase produces MIPLLRNTSQQKPLFHIIHEDDRYLLNTDDAEWFQVLYHFRYERYVGFGVDYYNALHEFNQKQAREREERGVEGEKDARETKEEARQRLLFSRVTMQAEGERGEGVLFEVKREDLSLSGVSPESIAPGKVPFRFGGKKPKCFFALLKSFIGATIMGFPAEPEKVYRLLKSNPSFARVCGFIPRHVRDEYCSEHIPSLRKLEQFDQIMRESGIWARIKVEEVKANITSGIIRKENELVGDTTHYYAYSGFETVVYKDASGKEQKKSQSKVTKRCGCEDKQGCSHSWGLSDDGAGTIVKSGGKMYWGHKASVLGYPRQGIPLDARAIKDAATFDGMTLYPHVKEVFEMYPEIQPSVERVLYDSAGDSDEIKKKFREDLGIEVKVSFNPRRKKEITEDLPRGIDKITPYGIPVCKAGYEMEYQGMRYEHEKFIYQAPKDSDNAPVCRACYHREDCCPNATGGRIINISFGLLPHIDPKDPPMAKRYKAIMSRRPAVERMIKRLKCDFGDDRLTKRGNDSFQAYLDKTMIAFHVLLRN; encoded by the coding sequence ATGATACCATTATTGAGGAACACAAGCCAGCAAAAACCATTATTCCATATCATTCATGAAGACGACAGATATTTGCTGAATACCGATGATGCGGAGTGGTTTCAGGTATTGTACCATTTTCGATACGAAAGATATGTGGGGTTTGGAGTAGACTATTATAATGCGCTGCATGAATTTAACCAGAAGCAGGCCAGGGAGCGAGAAGAGCGAGGAGTTGAGGGGGAGAAAGATGCGAGGGAGACCAAGGAGGAAGCGCGGCAGAGATTGCTCTTTTCACGGGTAACCATGCAGGCAGAGGGTGAGAGAGGAGAAGGGGTTTTATTCGAGGTAAAAAGAGAAGATTTGTCGCTATCGGGGGTATCTCCGGAGAGTATAGCGCCTGGCAAGGTGCCATTTCGATTTGGGGGGAAAAAGCCGAAGTGTTTTTTTGCTTTGCTGAAGAGTTTTATCGGTGCAACGATAATGGGGTTTCCCGCCGAGCCGGAAAAGGTGTACCGGTTATTGAAGAGCAATCCCAGTTTTGCGCGGGTATGTGGATTTATTCCCAGACACGTCAGGGACGAGTATTGCAGTGAGCACATACCAAGCCTTCGGAAGCTGGAGCAGTTTGACCAGATCATGAGAGAAAGCGGGATATGGGCGAGGATAAAAGTGGAAGAGGTGAAAGCGAACATAACGAGTGGGATCATAAGAAAGGAAAATGAGTTGGTGGGAGACACGACCCATTATTACGCGTATTCGGGCTTTGAGACCGTAGTATATAAAGATGCGAGTGGCAAAGAGCAGAAGAAATCGCAGTCAAAGGTAACCAAGAGGTGTGGTTGCGAAGATAAGCAGGGGTGCAGTCATTCGTGGGGATTGAGTGATGATGGGGCGGGGACAATCGTAAAATCCGGGGGAAAGATGTATTGGGGTCACAAGGCAAGTGTGCTTGGGTATCCCCGTCAAGGGATACCCTTAGATGCGCGTGCGATAAAGGATGCGGCGACCTTTGATGGAATGACCTTATACCCGCACGTGAAGGAAGTCTTTGAGATGTATCCGGAGATTCAACCGTCGGTAGAAAGGGTATTGTATGATAGCGCAGGCGACAGTGATGAAATCAAGAAGAAATTCAGGGAGGATCTGGGTATAGAGGTAAAGGTGTCTTTCAATCCAAGAAGGAAAAAGGAGATCACGGAAGATTTGCCACGAGGAATAGACAAGATTACACCGTATGGTATTCCGGTGTGTAAGGCGGGATACGAGATGGAATATCAGGGGATGAGATACGAACATGAGAAGTTTATCTATCAAGCGCCAAAGGATTCAGACAATGCGCCGGTATGTCGCGCTTGTTATCATCGAGAGGATTGTTGCCCAAATGCTACCGGTGGCAGGATAATCAATATCTCGTTTGGTCTCTTGCCACACATAGACCCCAAAGACCCTCCGATGGCGAAGAGGTACAAGGCCATCATGTCCCGTCGTCCTGCGGTGGAAAGGATGATAAAACGGTTGAAGTGTGACTTTGGGGATGATCGGCTCACGAAGCGGGGAAACGATTCGTTCCAGGCATACCTGGATAAAACCATGATTGCGTTTCATGTCTTGTTAAGAAACTAA
- a CDS encoding Slp family lipoprotein, which produces MKKIGKGFARSYGIPVLVFLFMAGCAPVISKQVREQVRPEVTFAEVFNDPGRYKGQMIVLSGIVLKTENTKEGTLLQILQRPAGFRGKPKDVDETGGRFLALDSRYLDVNVFTEGRAVTIAGEVQGKRTLPLDKIEYTYPLISVKELYLWPATRNYHAPHSSVHIGLGVGHSY; this is translated from the coding sequence ATGAAGAAAATTGGCAAAGGCTTCGCCCGTTCTTATGGCATACCGGTTCTTGTATTCTTATTCATGGCGGGTTGCGCGCCGGTAATATCGAAACAGGTCAGGGAACAAGTGAGACCAGAAGTTACTTTTGCCGAAGTGTTCAATGATCCCGGACGGTACAAAGGTCAAATGATCGTCTTAAGTGGGATCGTTCTCAAGACCGAGAATACTAAAGAAGGAACCCTACTGCAAATATTACAGCGTCCTGCTGGATTTCGAGGAAAGCCTAAGGATGTGGATGAAACCGGCGGAAGGTTTCTGGCGCTCGACAGCCGTTACTTAGATGTGAATGTATTTACTGAAGGACGGGCGGTTACCATTGCAGGGGAGGTTCAGGGGAAGAGGACTCTCCCTCTGGATAAGATAGAGTATACGTATCCATTAATTTCCGTGAAGGAATTATATCTTTGGCCCGCCACAAGAAACTACCATGCCCCTCATTCTTCCGTGCATATCGGTCTTGGCGTTGGACATTCCTACTGA
- a CDS encoding Slp family lipoprotein, which produces MVKETGKAFVSSYGMPIILFLFMASCAPVISKQVRDQVRPEMTFSAVFRDPEGYKGQMIVLSGVIVSAENTKEGTLLQIVQRPAGFRGQPKDVDTTEGRFLALDSRYLDTYVYAKDREVTVAGEVQGKRTLPLDKTEYTYPMIQVKELYLWPVIEHRDYSPYPYYYRHPFFYYDDYWWWQPYPADKRKCEKSGKSKK; this is translated from the coding sequence ATGGTGAAGGAAACCGGCAAGGCGTTTGTTTCTTCTTATGGCATGCCGATTATTCTATTCTTATTCATGGCCAGTTGCGCGCCGGTGATATCAAAGCAGGTCAGGGATCAGGTCAGACCTGAGATGACTTTCAGTGCGGTATTCAGGGATCCCGAAGGCTATAAGGGACAAATGATTGTTTTAAGCGGGGTCATTGTGAGCGCTGAAAATACGAAAGAGGGAACGTTATTACAGATAGTGCAGCGTCCCGCGGGTTTTCGGGGACAGCCGAAGGATGTGGACACAACGGAAGGCAGATTTTTGGCGCTTGACAGCCGGTACCTGGATACCTATGTCTATGCAAAGGACAGAGAAGTTACGGTTGCCGGAGAAGTTCAGGGAAAGAGAACCTTGCCTCTGGATAAGACCGAGTATACGTACCCGATGATTCAGGTGAAGGAATTGTACCTTTGGCCGGTGATTGAGCATCGTGATTATTCCCCTTATCCGTATTACTATCGTCATCCCTTTTTTTATTATGATGACTACTGGTGGTGGCAACCCTATCCAGCAGATAAAAGAAAATGTGAGAAGTCCGGCAAATCTAAAAAATAA
- the rsmB gene encoding 16S rRNA (cytosine(967)-C(5))-methyltransferase RsmB produces MKNSSPETNVRHEAIRILRAIDEQEVFARELLSERCSRGDLSERDKGLLTELTNGVIRHRLTLDTIISSFSKIPLARIEPWIIYALRLGLYQIIFLDRIPSSAAVNTSVELVKKLTRRTDATRFTNAVLRSIERSIQKKSAPASEITDPRKALYRRENTWCTFHVPLFPSPDEALSSYLAMNYSHPEWLIQRWLSRYGKEKTMEICRSNNRAPELFLRINQRKISIREFTALLDQKGIPSHTVGNAVVVGDTAVSEIPGFAEGLFFVQDISAMKAAEFLKVDKSHTVLDLCAAPGGKTTHIAELLEGTGWIYAMDISPSRLQLVKENCRRMGIHNVSLVCGDASEDGAPFQMQFDRVLIDAPCSNTGVLARRAEARWRLKEGDIESLASLQYSILTAGAALMKPDGYLVYSTCSIEPEENQAIIKKFITQQDLGQILPIRGGEDGNKKTCEKTKTFHRHSADNEFSFYLDAEEYHLPGMTVGDGGYLARLCKRRPGR; encoded by the coding sequence TTGAAAAATTCCTCACCTGAGACAAACGTCCGCCATGAAGCTATTCGTATCCTGAGGGCAATTGATGAACAGGAGGTTTTTGCCCGGGAATTACTCTCCGAGAGATGTTCACGCGGCGATCTGTCTGAACGGGACAAAGGACTCCTTACCGAATTGACAAATGGCGTTATCCGCCACCGTTTAACCCTTGACACCATCATTTCCTCTTTCTCAAAAATTCCGCTTGCCAGAATAGAGCCCTGGATCATCTATGCCCTGCGGCTCGGTCTCTATCAGATCATCTTTTTGGACAGAATCCCCTCTTCGGCAGCGGTAAACACATCGGTCGAACTGGTAAAAAAATTGACCCGCCGTACCGATGCCACCAGATTCACCAACGCAGTTCTGCGATCCATTGAACGCAGCATTCAGAAGAAATCCGCACCGGCATCAGAAATTACCGACCCGCGGAAGGCCCTGTACCGGCGGGAGAACACCTGGTGTACCTTCCACGTCCCCCTATTCCCCAGTCCTGACGAAGCGCTCTCTTCCTATCTGGCAATGAATTATAGCCATCCTGAATGGTTAATACAACGATGGCTCAGCAGGTATGGAAAGGAGAAGACCATGGAAATCTGCCGGTCCAACAATCGTGCACCCGAGCTGTTCCTCCGCATCAACCAGCGGAAAATATCAATCAGGGAATTTACTGCATTGCTGGATCAAAAGGGTATCCCCTCACACACGGTCGGAAATGCCGTTGTTGTTGGCGACACTGCCGTTTCGGAAATACCAGGATTTGCGGAAGGACTCTTCTTTGTACAGGACATTTCTGCCATGAAGGCGGCAGAATTCCTCAAGGTGGACAAATCACATACCGTGTTAGACCTGTGCGCCGCTCCCGGAGGAAAGACAACCCATATTGCAGAACTGCTGGAAGGGACGGGCTGGATCTATGCGATGGATATTTCCCCCAGTCGTTTGCAGCTCGTGAAAGAAAATTGCCGGCGGATGGGAATTCACAACGTCTCCCTGGTGTGCGGAGATGCGTCTGAGGACGGGGCGCCTTTTCAGATGCAGTTCGACCGGGTACTCATCGATGCGCCATGTTCCAATACCGGGGTGCTTGCGCGCCGGGCAGAGGCGCGGTGGAGGTTAAAAGAAGGGGATATCGAATCTCTCGCCTCACTCCAATATTCGATCCTTACGGCCGGCGCCGCCTTGATGAAACCCGACGGCTATCTGGTTTACAGCACCTGCAGCATCGAACCGGAGGAAAATCAGGCGATAATAAAGAAATTCATAACACAGCAAGACCTCGGCCAAATTCTCCCTATCAGGGGCGGCGAAGACGGGAATAAAAAGACGTGCGAAAAAACGAAGACTTTCCACCGTCATAGCGCAGACAATGAGTTCTCATTCTATCTCGATGCAGAGGAGTACCACTTACCGGGCATGACTGTTGGGGACGGCGGATACCTGGCAAGGCTTTGCAAAAGACGTCCGGGACGCTGA
- a CDS encoding DUF116 domain-containing protein, with the protein MEFIDKKVVSINNLMMKFRKKKCSPKNLLILFPHCIQSSQCKQNVKNDLNECKRCGKCKVKDLIEFSEKYGVHITLASGGRAALQRVMDEDIHGVIAIACEKELRTGLMAAMSKAIFAVPNLRPHGYCKDTDVYLDEVKEAIEKFLT; encoded by the coding sequence ATGGAATTTATTGATAAAAAAGTCGTTTCTATCAATAACCTCATGATGAAGTTTCGGAAGAAAAAATGTTCTCCGAAAAATTTGCTGATTTTATTCCCCCATTGCATTCAGAGTTCTCAGTGCAAGCAGAATGTGAAAAACGATTTGAATGAATGCAAGCGCTGCGGGAAATGCAAAGTCAAAGACCTGATAGAATTTTCTGAAAAGTACGGGGTTCATATTACCCTTGCCAGCGGGGGACGCGCCGCCCTTCAGAGGGTGATGGATGAAGATATCCACGGGGTAATTGCGATTGCCTGCGAAAAGGAACTCAGGACGGGTCTGATGGCAGCCATGTCGAAGGCAATATTTGCGGTACCCAATCTCAGGCCTCACGGATATTGCAAGGATACAGACGTATATCTGGACGAGGTAAAAGAGGCGATTGAAAAATTCCTCACCTGA
- the fmt gene encoding methionyl-tRNA formyltransferase: MNVVFMGTPEFAVPSLCSLATSSHKIRAVVTQPDRPRGRSKTPSPSSVKEKALERGLAILQPVNVNDEPVVKHLRDIAPECIVVVAFGQFLSNAILQLPRYRCLNIHASLLPKYRGAAPINWAIIQGETITGVTAVVMTARMDAGDMIAQKTTPLSSDENAGALEKRLSVMGAELLLDALRLIETGKATYTPQDEQGVSFAPKLKKEDGFILWSHETQKIHNQIRGMTPAPGAHAYFLKNDSQEKARILIQKTQIHDVSKTKPPLNPGMIQEIAPCGIHVATKDGVICITQLQPEGKRVMDAQEYIRGHKIRGGDMFVP, encoded by the coding sequence ATGAATGTCGTCTTTATGGGGACACCTGAGTTTGCCGTTCCCAGTTTATGCTCCTTGGCAACGTCATCACATAAAATCCGCGCGGTCGTTACGCAGCCGGACAGGCCCAGGGGCAGAAGCAAGACCCCGAGTCCATCGTCCGTAAAGGAAAAGGCGCTGGAGCGGGGGCTCGCAATCCTGCAGCCTGTTAACGTCAATGATGAACCGGTAGTGAAACACCTCAGGGACATTGCACCCGAATGTATCGTCGTTGTTGCCTTTGGCCAGTTTTTGTCCAATGCAATCCTTCAGCTTCCGCGATACCGGTGCCTGAATATTCACGCATCCTTATTGCCAAAATACCGCGGGGCCGCCCCGATTAATTGGGCAATCATACAAGGGGAAACTATCACCGGAGTTACCGCCGTAGTTATGACTGCCAGGATGGATGCCGGCGATATGATTGCTCAAAAAACAACGCCGCTATCGTCGGACGAAAACGCAGGAGCACTTGAAAAAAGACTGTCGGTAATGGGGGCGGAGCTTTTGCTTGACGCCCTGCGTCTCATCGAAACGGGAAAGGCCACGTATACACCCCAGGACGAACAGGGCGTATCCTTTGCTCCGAAATTAAAAAAAGAGGACGGATTCATTTTGTGGTCCCACGAGACGCAAAAAATTCATAACCAGATACGGGGAATGACACCCGCCCCCGGGGCGCATGCTTATTTTCTCAAAAACGATTCTCAGGAAAAAGCAAGAATCCTTATACAAAAGACGCAGATTCACGATGTATCAAAAACGAAACCACCGCTCAATCCCGGCATGATACAGGAAATTGCCCCCTGTGGGATCCATGTTGCAACAAAGGACGGCGTTATTTGTATTACCCAATTGCAACCGGAGGGTAAACGCGTAATGGATGCCCAGGAATATATACGGGGTCATAAGATACGCGGTGGGGATATGTTTGTGCCGTAA
- the def gene encoding peptide deformylase, with protein sequence MNIVFYPDPVLRSKAKPLTEINREVCRKAEEMMELMHQAQGVGLAAPQVGWSVRLFIIDVEGTRCDEKVFINPVIIEDDGELNKEEGCLSFPGITSRIIRAQRIRAEAYTLKGQKVEIEAEGLAARAWQHELDHLNGDLFIDKMSPSNRLAISHQLKEFERLYKGARVSV encoded by the coding sequence ATGAATATTGTCTTTTATCCTGACCCTGTGCTTCGCTCAAAGGCAAAACCCCTTACAGAAATCAACCGGGAGGTATGCAGGAAAGCGGAAGAAATGATGGAATTGATGCACCAGGCGCAGGGTGTTGGCCTTGCAGCGCCGCAGGTAGGGTGGTCTGTTCGTCTTTTTATTATTGACGTTGAAGGAACGCGCTGCGATGAAAAGGTGTTTATCAACCCCGTTATTATTGAAGACGACGGTGAGTTGAATAAAGAGGAGGGTTGTTTAAGTTTTCCTGGCATTACCAGCAGGATTATCCGGGCGCAGCGGATCAGGGCGGAGGCGTATACCCTGAAAGGGCAAAAAGTAGAAATCGAGGCCGAGGGGCTGGCTGCTCGCGCATGGCAGCACGAATTAGACCATCTTAACGGAGATCTTTTTATTGACAAGATGAGCCCTTCAAACCGACTGGCGATATCTCACCAATTAAAAGAGTTCGAGCGGCTCTATAAAGGCGCCAGGGTTTCCGTGTAA
- the rpsT gene encoding 30S ribosomal protein S20, with protein MPTMKSAKKRLRQNIKQNLRNRDCRSALKTQIKKFLGVAKEGKVQAAEEELRLTVKKLDKAAAKGILHKNTASRKKSRFTTKLNQMKAAAQQKN; from the coding sequence ATGCCTACCATGAAATCAGCCAAAAAAAGGCTCAGGCAAAACATAAAACAGAATTTAAGGAACCGAGATTGTCGGTCTGCATTGAAAACGCAGATAAAGAAATTTTTAGGCGTCGCAAAAGAAGGAAAGGTACAGGCGGCAGAAGAGGAGCTCCGGCTTACGGTGAAAAAATTAGATAAAGCTGCCGCTAAGGGGATTTTGCACAAGAATACTGCAAGCAGAAAAAAGTCGCGTTTCACAACGAAGCTGAATCAGATGAAGGCCGCAGCCCAGCAAAAAAACTAA
- a CDS encoding histone deacetylase, protein MTLLIYDDIFLRHDTGHGHPENARRLENTVSHLRQSNQWKQFRIEKPRAASIEEVELIHPQAYIETVKKFADTGGGWLDADTVVSAASYDAALHAAGAPLTAIDLIMTGEEENAFCLIRPPGHHATPSRGMGFCLFNNAAIAAQYLRSKYRLERVLVVDWDVHHGNGTQDAFYQDPAVFYCSLHRYPFYPGSGRKEETGQGKGKGYTLNIPLSADTQSKKYLELFANAMDTCTASFLPEFILISAGFDTYEKDPIGGLNLTTEDFGTLTEIVMKAADKYCHGRIVSCLEGGYHLSALPLCIESHLKALLRR, encoded by the coding sequence ATGACCTTACTGATCTATGATGATATTTTCTTGCGCCACGACACGGGACACGGCCACCCTGAAAATGCCAGAAGGCTGGAGAATACCGTATCACATCTCCGGCAAAGCAACCAGTGGAAACAGTTTCGGATAGAGAAACCACGCGCTGCATCGATAGAAGAAGTTGAACTCATTCATCCCCAGGCCTATATTGAAACCGTAAAAAAATTTGCAGATACTGGCGGGGGATGGCTGGATGCAGATACTGTGGTTTCCGCGGCATCATATGATGCCGCTCTTCATGCAGCAGGGGCGCCATTAACGGCCATAGACCTGATCATGACGGGTGAAGAAGAAAACGCCTTTTGCCTCATACGCCCGCCAGGCCACCACGCAACACCATCTCGCGGTATGGGCTTTTGCCTCTTTAATAATGCCGCCATTGCGGCACAATACCTCCGGTCGAAATATCGGCTGGAAAGGGTTCTCGTTGTCGACTGGGACGTTCATCACGGCAACGGCACCCAGGACGCCTTTTATCAGGATCCAGCGGTATTCTATTGCTCCCTGCACCGCTACCCGTTTTACCCCGGTTCCGGCAGGAAGGAAGAAACCGGGCAGGGGAAAGGCAAGGGATATACTCTCAACATACCCCTTTCGGCAGATACGCAATCAAAAAAATATCTGGAGTTATTTGCGAATGCTATGGACACGTGCACTGCTTCGTTTTTGCCGGAATTTATCCTCATTTCAGCGGGTTTTGACACCTATGAAAAAGACCCCATCGGTGGGTTAAACTTAACAACTGAAGACTTCGGGACGCTGACAGAAATTGTTATGAAAGCAGCAGACAAGTATTGTCATGGCAGGATTGTATCATGCCTTGAGGGTGGTTATCACCTATCAGCGCTTCCGCTCTGTATTGAATCCCATCTCAAGGCATTGCTTCGGAGATAA
- the ispF gene encoding 2-C-methyl-D-erythritol 2,4-cyclodiphosphate synthase: MRFGIGYDIHKLVENRRLVLGGVEFDYHRGLLGHSDADVVLHAVCDALLGAAALGDIGEHFPDTDQKWKGVSSKVFLVKVADLLKERQYKVNNVDVMILAQKPKLGQKKLEMKKNIAEWLCVDAGRVNIKATTMEGIDAIGRGEAIAAQAIASLCEER, translated from the coding sequence ATGCGGTTTGGAATAGGATACGATATTCATAAACTCGTTGAAAACCGCAGGTTGGTGCTGGGCGGTGTTGAGTTTGATTACCATCGGGGATTGCTCGGTCATTCGGACGCCGATGTCGTGCTCCATGCCGTATGTGATGCATTGCTCGGTGCGGCAGCGCTTGGTGACATCGGAGAACACTTCCCGGATACGGACCAGAAATGGAAAGGGGTCTCCAGCAAGGTGTTTCTTGTAAAGGTTGCCGACCTTTTGAAAGAACGCCAGTACAAGGTTAACAATGTAGACGTTATGATCCTTGCCCAAAAACCGAAGCTTGGACAAAAAAAGTTAGAGATGAAAAAAAATATAGCGGAATGGCTCTGCGTGGATGCCGGCAGGGTCAATATCAAGGCGACAACGATGGAAGGCATAGATGCCATTGGCCGTGGTGAAGCTATTGCAGCCCAGGCCATTGCAAGTTTATGCGAGGAACGGTAA
- a CDS encoding dynamin family protein: MLTITAKAKHRDIFPEVVNLLDNSKKFFERIGASEMEKKVVEMRTQLEEPFYLLVAGEYNSGKSSFINAMCGEHVLQDGPTPTTNRITLLTYGEKVEVKEVGDHLCQATYPMESLKNVTLVDTPGTNSIIVEHAALTESFVHRAELVLFVTSSDHPFTESERQFLQFLKGKWGRKVLFILNKIDLKSPEELNEIVSFLEKNCYRLLGFEPKILQVSAKDAYRAKVENDIQLLEKSRIKEVEMFVFDKLDLDTKIDFKLVSPLKYLHNVFHDLHQNLSEKVNKCNTDIKSIERFETRLKNKKQDMQEYTLKYRDEIKLVFSRLKEKLDNFLNSYITMKSVVLSKVGREKIEERFKREVYGLLNPQTDLDRIIDDMVDYVARNNRSLWDLARDHIEKEVGYDRRAGNVLDGHAERHYDDRKHEIEIALKSRSREFREMDIEREAERLNSTVQTGFISFLLTEACAIGIGVAATMVLSWLIPPPVPIGIAVALAFIGLAIFPQRRKAFRNEFIKRTDAICERFVEFMKFEINKAIDRVIEDISNNISSYRDLRWTEREETVRQVSEVDALLENVKSLMRKSGLN; this comes from the coding sequence ATGTTAACGATAACGGCTAAGGCAAAGCATAGAGACATTTTTCCCGAAGTGGTAAACCTCCTGGACAACTCGAAAAAGTTTTTTGAGCGGATTGGCGCCTCCGAGATGGAAAAAAAGGTCGTTGAAATGCGCACCCAGCTGGAGGAGCCCTTTTATCTCCTGGTGGCGGGTGAATACAATTCAGGGAAATCCAGTTTTATCAATGCCATGTGCGGGGAGCACGTCTTGCAGGACGGCCCGACGCCCACGACCAACCGGATCACCTTGCTGACGTACGGCGAGAAGGTTGAAGTGAAGGAAGTGGGCGACCATTTGTGTCAGGCAACCTATCCAATGGAATCGCTAAAAAATGTTACCCTGGTTGACACCCCCGGAACAAATTCAATCATCGTGGAACATGCCGCATTAACGGAAAGTTTTGTGCACCGGGCGGAACTGGTGCTCTTTGTCACTTCATCAGACCATCCCTTTACGGAGAGCGAACGGCAATTCCTGCAATTTTTGAAGGGAAAATGGGGACGAAAGGTACTGTTTATTCTCAACAAGATCGACCTGAAGTCGCCGGAAGAGCTGAATGAGATTGTATCCTTCCTGGAAAAGAACTGCTACCGGTTGCTGGGTTTCGAGCCTAAGATCTTACAGGTGTCTGCGAAGGACGCATACCGGGCAAAGGTTGAAAATGATATCCAGCTTCTGGAGAAAAGTAGAATCAAAGAGGTTGAAATGTTTGTCTTTGACAAGCTCGATCTCGACACAAAGATTGATTTCAAGCTGGTCAGTCCATTAAAATACCTTCATAATGTGTTTCACGACCTGCATCAAAATCTCAGCGAAAAGGTCAATAAGTGCAATACCGACATTAAAAGTATTGAACGGTTTGAAACGCGGCTGAAGAATAAAAAGCAGGACATGCAGGAGTACACCCTGAAATACCGGGATGAAATCAAACTCGTATTCTCGCGGTTAAAAGAAAAGCTGGACAACTTCCTGAATTCCTATATTACGATGAAATCCGTTGTTCTTTCGAAGGTGGGGCGGGAAAAGATTGAAGAACGGTTTAAGCGGGAGGTGTACGGACTGCTCAACCCGCAAACAGACCTGGACCGGATTATCGACGATATGGTGGATTATGTTGCGCGAAACAATCGTTCATTGTGGGATTTGGCGCGCGACCATATTGAAAAGGAGGTTGGATACGACCGCCGGGCCGGAAACGTCCTTGATGGACATGCGGAGCGGCACTATGATGACCGGAAGCATGAGATTGAAATTGCCCTGAAGTCGCGTTCCCGCGAATTCAGAGAAATGGATATTGAACGTGAGGCAGAGAGGCTAAACAGCACGGTACAGACGGGGTTTATCAGTTTTTTACTGACAGAAGCGTGCGCCATCGGTATTGGCGTTGCAGCTACCATGGTGCTCTCATGGCTGATACCTCCTCCGGTGCCCATTGGAATTGCCGTGGCGCTGGCATTTATTGGGCTCGCCATTTTTCCTCAGAGGAGAAAGGCGTTCCGCAATGAATTCATCAAGCGGACCGACGCCATCTGCGAGCGATTTGTCGAGTTTATGAAATTCGAGATAAACAAGGCGATTGATCGCGTGATTGAGGACATTAGCAACAATATTTCTTCATACCGCGACCTCCGCTGGACAGAACGCGAAGAGACGGTGCGCCAGGTGTCCGAAGTGGACGCCTTATTGGAAAATGTAAAGAGCCTCATGCGGAAAAGCGGTTTGAACTAA
- a CDS encoding RidA family protein, giving the protein MEKTVIATNNAPAAIGPYSQAIRMGNMVFLSGQIPLHPVTGEIVQGDIRAQTRQVLENLKCVLEAAGSSPDKVVKTTIFMKDLNDYVTINAVYQEFFSNKPPARTTVQAARLPRDAGVEIEAIAFCA; this is encoded by the coding sequence ATGGAAAAGACCGTTATAGCAACGAACAATGCCCCTGCGGCAATTGGTCCGTATTCTCAGGCAATCAGGATGGGGAATATGGTGTTTTTGTCGGGGCAGATCCCCTTACACCCTGTAACAGGAGAAATCGTGCAGGGTGATATCAGGGCACAGACACGGCAGGTATTGGAAAATCTGAAATGCGTCCTGGAAGCTGCGGGATCATCTCCGGACAAGGTGGTAAAGACGACGATTTTTATGAAAGACCTGAATGACTATGTGACAATCAATGCGGTTTACCAGGAATTTTTTTCGAATAAACCTCCCGCCAGAACCACAGTTCAGGCGGCAAGGCTGCCCAGAGACGCCGGCGTAGAGATAGAGGCCATCGCCTTTTGCGCTTAA
- a CDS encoding DUF2141 domain-containing protein, producing the protein MNSISLKRKEAGRHGKSVPFLAGLLSAIFSFHLYAGDVIVTVDRFTDIGNKAPVRFSICDSNECHRKKDKGYVDIEAHLIEQRDHVRRYKITIAAPGEYSLSAYHDLNNNGMLERSGILGIPKEPIGFSRLDLDKIQRHPKWDEVKFTVSKQETSVNVHLVNRFGL; encoded by the coding sequence ATGAACAGCATTTCTTTAAAGCGAAAAGAAGCAGGGAGGCATGGAAAAAGCGTCCCTTTTTTAGCAGGGCTGCTATCGGCCATTTTTTCATTTCATCTGTATGCTGGTGATGTGATTGTTACCGTAGACAGATTTACCGATATCGGGAACAAAGCCCCCGTGCGTTTTTCCATCTGTGATAGCAACGAATGTCACAGGAAAAAAGATAAGGGCTATGTGGATATCGAGGCACACCTTATCGAACAAAGAGATCATGTCAGGAGATACAAGATTACCATAGCGGCGCCCGGAGAGTACTCGCTTTCTGCTTATCACGATCTGAATAACAACGGTATGTTGGAACGGAGCGGTATCCTGGGAATACCAAAGGAGCCGATCGGTTTTTCAAGGCTTGACCTGGATAAAATACAGCGGCATCCCAAATGGGATGAGGTCAAATTTACCGTGAGTAAGCAAGAGACGTCGGTCAATGTCCATCTGGTAAACCGGTTCGGGTTGTAA